One region of Gammaproteobacteria bacterium genomic DNA includes:
- the glnB gene encoding nitrogen regulatory protein PII-1 — MKKVEAIIKPFKLDDVREALSTIGITGMTVTEVKGFGRQKGHTELYRGAEYVVDFLPKVKIEVVLPADQIDTCIEIIASAARTGKIGDGKIFVTPVEQVVRIRTGEQDRDAI; from the coding sequence ATGAAAAAGGTAGAAGCGATTATCAAACCATTTAAGCTTGACGATGTCCGTGAGGCACTTTCCACGATTGGCATTACGGGCATGACGGTTACCGAGGTTAAAGGTTTTGGGCGCCAGAAAGGTCATACCGAATTGTATCGCGGCGCTGAATATGTAGTGGACTTCCTTCCCAAGGTAAAAATTGAAGTAGTACTTCCCGCAGATCAGATTGACACCTGTATTGAAATCATCGCCAGCGCGGCTCGTACCGGTAAGATCGGCGATGGCAAGATCTTCGTTACTCCAGTGGAGCAGGTGGTACGGATCCGTACCGGCGAACAGGACCGGGATGCGATCTGA